CGCCGCATCCCTGACAGCGTCGGCTTTGAGTACGCTGCGGCGGCGCCCACTGCTGCCATGACCGCCGCGGGCGCCCTCGACAGCAGCGGCGCGAAGCCAGGCGACACGATCCTGATCCTCGGTGCAACCGGCGGCGTCGGCACGTTCGCTGTTCAGGAGGCGAAGGCGCGAGGCATCCGTGTCATTGCACCGGCCCGCGGTGAAGTTACCGATGCGCTACGCGAACTCGGAGTCGACGAGCTTCTACCCCGCGATGGGGACCTCGCAGACGCAGTTGTCGGCCTCGGCGCAACCGGTTTCGCCGCCGTTCTCGATTTTGCCGGTGCGGCGGACAGCGTGGAAGTCGCCGCGGAGGGCGTGCGGGACGGCGGGACAGTCGTATCGACGGCTTATGGCGTGCCTGACTCCCTGCGCTCGCAGAACCGAATCGTGGCAATGGACTACGTGCTCGACGAGAAGCCAGCTCGGCTCGACCAGCTCGCTGATTCGTTGGCCGCCGGCACCATTCGGCCTGTCATCGCTCATGAGATCGGGCTTGAGGATGCCGCCCGCGGAGTCGCACCGGTTAACGGCGGACTTCGCGGTAAGACCGTGATTCGTCTTCGATAGCGACTGGCACCTACCACCCGGCTCACGAGGCCTCATCCCCGCCATGACATTCGATGCAGGGGCGGACCTTGAACAGGCCGTCCTCACAGACCTACGCGGGGAGCCGACAAAGCACGCCCAACCCCCTTCATCGCAGATGTCGGCTCCTTGACCTAGGGCCGCGAAGAGGCCCGCTCCTGGCTTCGTGCTGCCTCGTTCAGGACTGCCCCATGTCACAAACGTATGGCGACCAGCCGGTCTCGGCGCGCACGGGCACGGTGCACCGTGCCGTCGGACCGGTGGCGTACGACTGCGTAAGGGTGATCGTGGTTCGCGACGGCTCGGCCATCTTGTTCAGCGAGTTCGGAACGAGGGCCGTGAACCTGGGCGATGTCGTGCTTATCGGCCCGAACGTGCTCTGCGGCGGTGAGCCTGACGGGCACGTCACTGCCACGACCATCTACGCCGACACCGACTACGTGATCGATCAAGTGTTTTGGCAGTACATCGGCCTGCTACAGGACCGCCTCGATGCGCAGGAGTTCGCGGCGACGA
This window of the Cumulibacter manganitolerans genome carries:
- a CDS encoding NADP-dependent oxidoreductase — encoded protein: MQGIGIENYGEQPHLIDVPLPDPGAGEIEVELYAASRNPLDEAVAAGYLAGLGEFRFPLILGFDGAGVVRRLGSGVNEFAAGDRVFGQFWGVPMQFGTFAEAALVQARPTLGALRRIPDSVGFEYAAAAPTAAMTAAGALDSSGAKPGDTILILGATGGVGTFAVQEAKARGIRVIAPARGEVTDALRELGVDELLPRDGDLADAVVGLGATGFAAVLDFAGAADSVEVAAEGVRDGGTVVSTAYGVPDSLRSQNRIVAMDYVLDEKPARLDQLADSLAAGTIRPVIAHEIGLEDAARGVAPVNGGLRGKTVIRLR